The proteins below come from a single Iocasia fonsfrigidae genomic window:
- a CDS encoding AraC family transcriptional regulator: protein MGWLERMNSAINYIEENLTEEIDNTKVAEIACCSVYNFQRIFSFMTDIPLSEYIRRRRFTLAALELQDSPIKIIDLALKYGYQSPEAFSRAFQNMHGVTPTTARNQGVYLKAYPRISFQISIRGDVEMNYRIEKKGTLSVFGVEEVFTNFENDENLKAIPEFWQNEIKKGTLDRITKASGIKWNSSCKGIGPVNAVMCYHYTGGNTFPYMICAFTPESGVPKGFT from the coding sequence GATAATACTAAAGTGGCTGAAATAGCATGTTGCTCAGTTTATAATTTCCAACGTATATTTTCTTTTATGACTGATATACCTTTATCAGAATATATAAGACGACGTAGATTTACACTTGCTGCACTTGAATTGCAAGATAGCCCTATAAAGATAATTGATCTTGCTTTAAAATATGGTTATCAGTCGCCAGAAGCTTTTTCACGTGCATTTCAAAATATGCATGGTGTTACACCCACAACTGCGCGCAATCAGGGTGTTTATTTAAAAGCCTATCCGCGTATTTCCTTTCAAATTTCAATTAGAGGTGATGTTGAGATGAATTACAGAATTGAGAAAAAAGGTACATTGTCAGTTTTTGGTGTAGAGGAGGTATTTACAAACTTTGAAAATGATGAAAATCTAAAGGCAATACCTGAGTTTTGGCAGAATGAAATAAAAAAAGGGACATTAGATCGTATCACAAAAGCATCAGGAATAAAGTGGAATAGTTCTTGTAAGGGTATAGGACCTGTAAATGCAGTTATGTGCTATCATTATACCGGAGGAAATACTTTTCCTTATATGATTTGTGCATTTACACCTGAAAGTGGTGTGCCTAAAGGTTTTACTTAA